A stretch of the Bacillus anthracis str. Vollum genome encodes the following:
- a CDS encoding manganese catalase family protein: MFYYKEELINMIKPDKPDPAAAKVLQEILGGHYGEMRTMMQYFFQSSNFRGKEKQYRDLLRGVFLEEISHVELVQHTINQLLTGSGEPTPGNAGIDTAPLDEAVKHANPHHFIVGAQSSLPVDAAGNPWNGSWVYSHGNLISDLLDNVVLESTGVLQKTRIYEMSSNQTFRETLAFLIVRDNAHQNAFAKALETLGVEWGKLFPVPNYDINKYPECRKYVDMGFHNAQFNFSLDPTRMGEIFKGESPSRNKGTLTVTDPPKGFPVPELPEMPNEHSPGLKDMDL, translated from the coding sequence ATGTTTTATTATAAAGAGGAACTAATTAATATGATTAAGCCGGACAAACCAGATCCAGCTGCTGCAAAAGTTTTACAAGAAATATTAGGTGGGCATTATGGTGAAATGCGTACAATGATGCAATACTTTTTCCAAAGCTCAAATTTTAGAGGTAAAGAGAAACAATATCGTGATTTACTTCGAGGTGTTTTTTTAGAGGAAATAAGCCATGTAGAACTTGTACAACATACAATTAATCAACTATTAACTGGATCTGGTGAACCTACGCCTGGAAATGCTGGTATTGACACAGCACCACTTGACGAAGCGGTTAAACATGCAAATCCTCATCACTTTATTGTAGGGGCTCAAAGTTCATTACCTGTTGATGCAGCTGGTAACCCATGGAATGGATCTTGGGTATATAGTCATGGAAACTTAATTAGCGATTTACTAGATAATGTCGTACTTGAATCTACAGGTGTACTTCAAAAAACTAGAATTTATGAAATGAGTTCTAATCAAACCTTTAGAGAAACACTTGCATTTTTAATTGTACGTGATAATGCACATCAAAATGCTTTTGCAAAAGCTTTAGAGACACTTGGGGTTGAATGGGGCAAACTCTTCCCTGTGCCGAACTATGATATTAATAAATACCCAGAGTGCAGAAAGTATGTAGACATGGGATTCCATAACGCACAATTTAATTTCAGCTTAGATCCAACAAGAATGGGAGAAATATTCAAAGGTGAATCACCAAGTAGAAACAAAGGAACATTAACAGTAACTGACCCGCCAAAAGGTTTTCCTGTACCAGAGCTTCCTGAAATGCCAAATGAGCATAGTCCCGGATTAAAAGATATGGATCTTTAA
- the aspA gene encoding aspartate ammonia-lyase → MAMTNKNVRMEKDFLGGKELPIEAYYGIQTLRAVENFPITGYKIHESLIRAFAVVKKAAALANTDVGRLELNKGGAIAEAAQEILDGKWHDHFIVDPIQGGAGTSMNMNANEVIANRALELLGMEKGDYHYISPNSHVNMAQSTNDAFPTAIHIATLNALEGLLQTMGYMHDVFELKAEQFDHVIKMGRTHLQDAVPIRLGQEFKAYSRVLERDMKRIQQSRQHLYEVNMGATAVGTGLNADPEYIEAVVKHLAAISELPLVGAEDLVDATQNTDAYTEVSAALKVCMMNMSKIANDLRLMASGPRVGLAEIMLPARQPGSSIMPGKVNPVMPEVINQIAFQVIGNDHTICLASEAGQLELNVMEPVLVFNLLQSISIMNNGFRAFTDNCLKGIEANEDRLKEYVEKSVGIITAVNPHIGYEAAARVAKEAIATGQSVRELCVKNGVLSQEDLELILDPFEMTHPGIAGATLLKKN, encoded by the coding sequence ATGGCAATGACAAACAAGAACGTGCGAATGGAGAAGGATTTTTTGGGAGGAAAGGAATTACCTATTGAGGCATATTACGGAATTCAGACTTTACGTGCTGTTGAAAATTTTCCGATTACAGGGTATAAAATTCATGAAAGTTTAATTAGAGCGTTCGCAGTTGTAAAAAAAGCTGCAGCGCTTGCGAATACAGATGTAGGAAGATTGGAATTGAACAAGGGCGGCGCGATCGCAGAAGCTGCTCAAGAAATTCTTGATGGAAAATGGCATGATCATTTCATCGTAGATCCAATCCAAGGCGGAGCAGGTACTTCAATGAACATGAATGCAAATGAAGTCATTGCCAATCGTGCGCTTGAATTATTAGGGATGGAAAAGGGAGACTATCATTATATTAGTCCAAATAGTCATGTAAACATGGCACAATCAACAAACGATGCATTCCCAACGGCGATTCATATCGCAACATTAAACGCATTAGAAGGTTTATTACAAACGATGGGTTATATGCACGATGTATTTGAATTAAAAGCAGAACAGTTCGATCATGTGATTAAAATGGGGCGTACACATTTACAAGACGCTGTGCCAATTCGTCTTGGACAAGAATTTAAAGCATACTCTCGCGTACTTGAACGTGATATGAAACGAATTCAGCAATCGCGTCAACATTTATATGAAGTAAATATGGGAGCAACTGCAGTTGGTACAGGCTTAAATGCAGATCCAGAATATATTGAAGCAGTTGTAAAACATTTAGCTGCAATTAGTGAACTGCCACTTGTTGGTGCAGAAGATTTAGTAGATGCAACGCAAAATACGGATGCATACACAGAAGTATCAGCAGCACTTAAAGTATGTATGATGAATATGTCTAAAATTGCGAATGACCTTCGCTTAATGGCATCAGGTCCACGTGTTGGCTTAGCGGAAATTATGCTACCTGCTCGTCAACCAGGTTCTTCTATTATGCCAGGGAAAGTAAACCCTGTTATGCCAGAAGTAATTAATCAAATTGCATTCCAAGTAATTGGTAACGACCATACAATTTGTCTTGCTTCAGAAGCAGGTCAATTAGAATTAAACGTGATGGAACCAGTACTTGTTTTCAACTTACTACAATCAATTAGCATTATGAATAACGGTTTCCGTGCCTTTACAGATAATTGCTTAAAAGGAATTGAAGCGAATGAAGATCGCTTAAAAGAGTATGTTGAGAAGAGTGTAGGAATTATTACAGCCGTGAACCCTCATATCGGTTATGAAGCAGCAGCTCGCGTTGCGAAAGAAGCAATCGCGACAGGGCAATCCGTTCGAGAACTTTGTGTGAAAAATGGTGTATTGTCACAAGAAGATTTAGAGTTAATTTTAGATCCATTTGAAATGACACACCCAGGGATTGCAGGAGCAACTCTTTTAAAGAAAAATTAA
- the ansA gene encoding asparaginase: MKKILLLATGGTIASVEGNEGLAPGLSAEELLNYFSRSSRNLEIDCKILMNIDSTNMQPEHWKEIANAVFNHYDDYDGFVITHGTDTLAYTSSALSYMLQGLRKPVVLTGSQVPISFKKTDAKKNVADALRFACEDVGGVFIVFDSRVIIGTRAVKMRTKSYDAFESVNYPYVAEVNEDEVKYHWKPTSSHNQLSINTNLCTDVFLMKLYPGTKPEIFDCLKDLYKGIIIESFGNGGLPFEGRNLLSKIQELTEMGVAVVITTQCLEEGEDILLYEVGRKVAQHQVILSGDMNTEAIIAKLMWALGKTNKLEEIKKIIEEPLSYDLTIKSDKDW; this comes from the coding sequence ATGAAGAAAATTTTATTACTTGCAACTGGTGGGACAATTGCATCTGTGGAGGGGAATGAAGGGCTTGCTCCAGGATTGTCCGCTGAGGAATTATTGAATTATTTTTCGAGGTCATCCCGAAATTTAGAAATAGATTGCAAAATCTTAATGAATATTGATAGTACCAATATGCAACCTGAGCACTGGAAAGAAATAGCTAATGCTGTTTTTAACCACTATGATGACTATGACGGGTTTGTAATTACACATGGAACGGATACGTTAGCTTATACATCTTCTGCGTTATCTTATATGCTTCAAGGTTTAAGAAAACCAGTTGTTTTAACAGGCTCACAAGTACCTATTAGTTTTAAAAAGACAGACGCAAAGAAAAATGTAGCTGATGCTCTTAGGTTTGCCTGTGAGGATGTTGGCGGTGTGTTTATTGTTTTTGATAGTAGGGTAATTATTGGGACGAGAGCAGTTAAAATGCGAACAAAAAGTTATGATGCATTTGAAAGTGTGAATTATCCATATGTTGCTGAGGTAAATGAAGATGAAGTGAAATATCATTGGAAGCCAACTTCCTCACATAATCAACTTTCAATAAATACTAATTTATGCACGGATGTTTTTCTTATGAAATTGTATCCAGGTACAAAGCCGGAGATATTTGATTGTTTAAAAGACTTGTATAAAGGGATTATTATTGAAAGTTTTGGAAACGGTGGATTACCTTTTGAAGGAAGGAACTTGCTTTCGAAAATTCAAGAGTTGACTGAAATGGGGGTTGCTGTAGTGATTACTACTCAATGCCTAGAAGAAGGAGAAGACATACTTCTCTATGAAGTAGGACGGAAAGTGGCGCAACATCAAGTAATATTATCTGGAGATATGAATACGGAAGCCATCATAGCAAAATTGATGTGGGCACTTGGAAAAACTAATAAATTAGAAGAGATTAAAAAAATTATTGAAGAGCCTTTATCCTACGATTTAACAATAAAATCTGATAAGGATTGGTAA
- the ansR gene encoding HTH-type transcriptional regulator AnsR, giving the protein MLERLSELRKNQKWSLQETADRLGIAKSTYAGYENGYRLPSLQSLSKIADLFDTSVDYILGRIEHSHQNKDVIDITRLLNDPDPTLLIDGEALSTEEIIDFIAFVRSKRELSSKRIENIEPTCKS; this is encoded by the coding sequence ATGCTGGAACGTTTATCTGAATTAAGAAAAAATCAAAAGTGGTCCTTACAAGAGACAGCAGATCGACTTGGGATTGCGAAAAGCACCTATGCCGGGTATGAAAATGGTTATAGATTACCTTCATTACAATCTTTATCAAAAATAGCCGATTTATTTGATACGTCTGTAGATTATATATTAGGTCGAATTGAACATTCACATCAAAACAAAGATGTAATTGATATTACAAGACTCCTAAACGATCCAGATCCAACACTTTTAATAGATGGAGAAGCACTGTCAACAGAAGAGATAATAGATTTTATTGCTTTTGTGAGAAGTAAACGAGAACTAAGTTCCAAGAGAATAGAAAATATTGAACCGACATGTAAAAGTTGA
- a CDS encoding IS3 family transposase: MSISVSKEFGSITDFKQALAKYIKYYNHERIKKKSKGMNPVLY; the protein is encoded by the coding sequence ATGTCTATTTCTGTATCGAAAGAATTTGGAAGTATAACAGATTTCAAACAAGCATTAGCAAAGTATATAAAGTACTATAATCATGAAAGAATCAAGAAAAAATCAAAGGGAATGAACCCAGTATTGTACTAG
- a CDS encoding nucleotide excision repair endonuclease: MSELHFMSLEELDNELEKDDSGIYFIKDYNDNIIYIGKAFSIKSRVLAHFNSYSNIKEYVHLFNKVAYLIEDSLLKRSLLQVTYMIKYKPVLNKEVQKEFPELYTQYIKQTNKKSMLLEIEEAKEKRDELKNRLVKLVGGKTMFYDIISLLNNGYNYHVLAKVLSIELQTLIIMKEHRNKFPMPHNYKRTIKHQDIMYALSGKKNLSTSRLNT; encoded by the coding sequence ATGAGTGAATTGCATTTTATGAGTCTAGAAGAACTGGATAATGAATTAGAAAAAGATGACAGTGGTATTTATTTCATTAAAGATTATAATGACAATATTATTTATATAGGCAAGGCTTTTAGTATAAAAAGTAGAGTATTAGCTCATTTTAATAGTTATTCCAATATTAAGGAATATGTACATTTATTTAATAAAGTAGCGTATCTCATTGAAGATAGTTTGTTAAAACGCTCATTGTTACAAGTTACTTATATGATTAAATATAAACCAGTATTAAACAAAGAAGTCCAAAAAGAATTCCCAGAGTTATATACTCAATACATTAAGCAAACAAATAAAAAATCTATGTTGTTAGAAATTGAGGAAGCTAAAGAAAAAAGGGATGAGTTAAAGAATAGATTGGTAAAATTAGTAGGCGGAAAAACTATGTTTTATGACATAATTTCTCTGTTAAACAATGGATATAACTATCATGTTCTCGCAAAAGTATTGAGCATAGAACTTCAAACTTTAATTATAATGAAAGAACACCGAAACAAATTCCCGATGCCACATAATTATAAAAGGACAATAAAGCATCAAGATATAATGTATGCTTTATCTGGAAAAAAGAATTTAAGTACTTCAAGGTTAAACACTTAA
- a CDS encoding amino acid permease, with amino-acid sequence MSKLLKKKSVTQLLEHNQSKALTKTLGAFDLIMLGVGSIIGTGVLVLTGLVAARDAGPAVIFSFVLAAIICGFIALCYAEIASTLPASGSVYTYSYATIGEFVAHLVGWSLLLIYIVATAAVAAGWTGYFHNLIKGFGLEIPKALVTIPSHGGIVNLPAVIITLILAWMLSRGTRESKRINNIMVLIKIGMILLFITVGIFYVKPMNWIPIAPYGLSGVFTGGAAILFAFTGFDILATSAEEVKDPKRNLPIGIIASLIICTIIYVMVCLVMTGMVSYKELNVPEAMAYVMEVVGQGKVAGAIAVGAVIGLMAVIFSNMYAATRVFFAMSRDGLLPKSFAKVNKKTGAPTFITGLAGIGSSIIAGFIDLKELVNLVNIGSLVTFALVCLSVIILRKSHPNLKRGFMVPFVPVLPCVAIVCCVFLMLNLPLRTWVYFSIWITIGVVIYFLYSIKHSNLNEETISKLHDKIAR; translated from the coding sequence ATGAGTAAGTTATTAAAAAAGAAATCCGTTACACAATTGTTGGAGCATAATCAAAGTAAGGCCTTAACGAAAACATTAGGAGCATTTGATTTAATTATGTTAGGGGTAGGCTCGATAATTGGAACGGGGGTTCTTGTGTTAACTGGATTAGTAGCAGCAAGAGATGCTGGTCCAGCAGTTATTTTTTCATTTGTACTTGCAGCAATTATATGCGGATTTATAGCATTATGTTACGCAGAAATTGCTTCCACACTCCCGGCGTCTGGTAGTGTATATACGTACTCATATGCAACAATTGGTGAGTTTGTTGCTCATCTAGTAGGTTGGTCTTTACTGTTAATATATATTGTGGCAACAGCGGCTGTCGCTGCTGGATGGACAGGCTATTTCCACAATTTAATAAAAGGGTTTGGATTAGAGATACCTAAAGCTCTAGTAACGATCCCTTCACATGGTGGTATTGTGAATCTACCAGCAGTAATCATTACATTGATATTAGCATGGATGTTATCCCGTGGTACAAGGGAAAGTAAACGAATCAATAATATAATGGTATTGATTAAAATTGGTATGATTTTGTTGTTTATTACAGTTGGTATATTCTATGTAAAACCAATGAACTGGATACCAATTGCACCATACGGTTTAAGTGGGGTTTTTACGGGTGGAGCAGCTATTTTATTCGCTTTCACAGGTTTTGATATATTAGCAACTTCAGCAGAAGAAGTAAAAGATCCGAAGCGGAATCTTCCCATCGGTATTATTGCATCATTAATCATATGTACAATTATTTATGTTATGGTATGCCTTGTTATGACAGGAATGGTTTCCTATAAAGAATTAAATGTCCCTGAGGCAATGGCTTATGTAATGGAAGTGGTAGGACAAGGAAAAGTCGCTGGTGCAATTGCTGTAGGAGCTGTAATTGGCCTTATGGCTGTTATTTTTTCCAATATGTATGCGGCAACACGAGTATTCTTTGCAATGAGTCGTGATGGATTGTTACCGAAATCATTTGCGAAAGTTAATAAGAAAACTGGAGCACCCACTTTTATAACTGGATTGGCAGGAATAGGGAGCTCTATAATAGCTGGGTTTATTGATTTAAAAGAATTGGTTAATTTAGTTAATATCGGTAGTTTGGTGACGTTTGCGTTAGTTTGTCTATCAGTTATTATTCTCCGTAAATCACACCCAAATTTAAAACGTGGATTTATGGTACCTTTTGTACCTGTATTACCATGCGTTGCAATTGTATGCTGTGTGTTTTTAATGCTAAATTTACCGTTAAGGACATGGGTGTACTTTAGCATTTGGATTACTATTGGGGTAGTAATATATTTCCTTTATTCGATAAAACACAGTAATTTAAATGAGGAAACGATCTCGAAATTACATGATAAAATTGCGAGATAA
- the brnQ5 gene encoding branched-chain amino acid transport system II carrier protein BrnQ5 codes for MSNKVPTSFIIIIGLMLFALFFGAGNLIFPPMLGQMAGNNVWIANAGFLVTGVGLPLLAITAFVFSGESDLQSLASRVHPVFGIVFAIVLYLAIGPFYAIPRSGTVSFEIGIKPFLSNDAGPAALTVFTILFFIVTCLLSLNPTKLVDIVGKILTPIKLTVIGMLVVVAFIHPIGRIQAPSEVYASDAFFKGFQEGYLTLDALGAFVFGIIIVNAIREKGATTKKQLMVVCVKATTIAATLLALIYTALSYMGASSVEKLGHLNNGAEVLAKVSDYYFGSYGAIFLGVMIIVACLITSVGLITACSSFFHKLFPKISYKKLAIILSVFSTLVANIGLTQLIKISIPVLITMYPIAITLIFLTFLHSVFNGRFEVYQGSLILTFIFSSLDGLKAAGIESEIIHNFFEHFLPLYSVGLGWGFPAIIGGVCGYVVSVLRKKNTLSSSETQLNK; via the coding sequence ATGTCAAATAAAGTTCCTACTTCTTTTATCATTATTATAGGATTGATGCTGTTTGCATTGTTTTTTGGAGCAGGAAATTTAATTTTTCCACCTATGCTTGGTCAAATGGCTGGAAATAATGTATGGATAGCCAATGCAGGCTTTTTAGTTACTGGAGTTGGTTTACCATTGTTAGCAATAACAGCATTTGTTTTTTCAGGTGAAAGTGATTTGCAATCTTTAGCTAGTCGTGTACATCCGGTGTTTGGTATTGTATTTGCGATCGTTCTCTATCTAGCGATTGGTCCCTTTTATGCCATCCCTAGATCTGGAACTGTATCATTTGAAATTGGAATTAAACCGTTTTTATCAAATGATGCAGGTCCTGCTGCATTAACCGTATTTACAATCTTATTTTTCATAGTTACATGCTTATTATCCCTTAATCCTACAAAACTTGTTGATATAGTTGGGAAAATTTTGACTCCTATCAAATTGACTGTTATTGGGATGCTCGTAGTTGTTGCTTTTATTCACCCAATTGGAAGAATTCAGGCACCTAGTGAAGTGTATGCATCAGATGCATTTTTTAAAGGTTTTCAAGAAGGGTATTTAACATTAGATGCTCTTGGAGCTTTTGTTTTCGGAATTATTATTGTGAATGCAATTAGAGAAAAAGGGGCTACTACTAAAAAGCAGCTTATGGTTGTTTGTGTAAAAGCAACGACTATTGCTGCTACACTCTTAGCTCTTATCTATACTGCCCTTTCCTATATGGGCGCTTCTAGTGTAGAAAAACTAGGTCATTTAAATAATGGGGCTGAAGTTTTAGCAAAAGTTTCGGACTATTACTTTGGTTCGTATGGTGCAATTTTCTTAGGTGTAATGATTATAGTAGCATGTTTAATCACAAGCGTAGGACTTATCACTGCTTGTTCTTCTTTTTTTCATAAATTATTTCCAAAGATTTCTTACAAAAAACTTGCTATTATTTTGTCTGTTTTCAGTACACTAGTTGCGAATATAGGGTTAACACAATTAATTAAGATTTCAATCCCTGTATTAATAACTATGTATCCAATTGCTATTACCTTAATATTTCTAACATTTTTACACTCTGTATTCAATGGTAGATTTGAAGTATATCAAGGGAGTTTGATATTGACATTTATTTTTAGTTCGTTAGATGGATTAAAAGCTGCTGGAATAGAAAGCGAAATAATCCATAATTTTTTTGAGCACTTTCTTCCTTTATATAGTGTAGGTTTAGGGTGGGGATTTCCGGCTATTATAGGCGGTGTATGTGGGTATGTTGTTAGTGTATTACGGAAGAAAAATACCTTAAGTTCTAGTGAAACTCAATTAAATAAATAA
- the proC gene encoding pyrroline-5-carboxylate reductase: MNKQIGFIGCGNMGIAMIGGMINKNIVSPNQIICSDLNVSNLKNASDKYGITITTNNNEVANSADILILSIKPDLYTSVINQIKNQIKNQIKNDVIVVTIAAGKSIKSTENEFDRKLKVIRVMPNTPVLVGEGMSALSFNEMVTEKDIKEVLNIFNSFGQTEVVNEKLMDVVTSISGSSPAYVYMFIEAMADAAVLDGMPRKQAYKFAAQAVLGSAKMVLETGIHPGELKDMVCSPGGTTIEAVATLEEKGLRTAIISAMKRCTKKSMEMSRLTSK; the protein is encoded by the coding sequence ATGAATAAACAAATAGGATTTATCGGATGTGGAAACATGGGTATTGCTATGATAGGTGGGATGATTAATAAAAATATAGTGTCTCCAAATCAAATAATTTGTTCAGATTTAAACGTCAGTAATTTAAAAAATGCTAGTGATAAATATGGCATAACTATAACTACTAATAATAATGAAGTTGCTAACAGTGCCGACATTTTAATTTTATCAATTAAACCAGACTTATACACATCGGTAATTAACCAAATAAAAAACCAAATAAAAAACCAAATAAAAAATGATGTAATTGTTGTAACTATTGCTGCAGGAAAAAGTATTAAGAGCACTGAGAATGAATTTGATAGAAAGTTAAAGGTTATTAGAGTAATGCCGAATACACCGGTACTTGTTGGGGAAGGAATGTCTGCATTATCTTTTAATGAAATGGTTACAGAAAAAGATATAAAAGAGGTACTAAATATATTTAATAGTTTCGGCCAGACGGAGGTCGTAAATGAAAAATTAATGGATGTTGTTACATCTATTAGTGGTTCTTCTCCAGCATATGTGTATATGTTTATAGAAGCCATGGCAGATGCTGCTGTACTTGACGGTATGCCGAGAAAACAGGCTTATAAATTTGCGGCTCAGGCTGTATTAGGTTCTGCAAAAATGGTATTGGAAACGGGAATACATCCAGGTGAATTGAAGGATATGGTTTGTTCTCCAGGGGGAACGACGATAGAAGCTGTAGCAACATTAGAAGAAAAAGGTTTAAGAACAGCTATCATTTCAGCTATGAAACGTTGTACGAAAAAATCTATGGAAATGTCTCGTTTAACTAGTAAGTGA
- a CDS encoding DoxX family protein produces the protein MMIVLQVVLAIFIVVGGFIKIFRISFQVEHWRQYQYSLWFMSIIGFIEIIGAIGIIGGIWNQYLALGANTLLAVLMVGAIHAHIFRAKQSILMAIPALLCFILSMGIIIWNLNTFS, from the coding sequence ATGATGATTGTTCTTCAGGTAGTTTTAGCAATTTTTATTGTAGTAGGGGGATTCATAAAAATTTTCCGTATATCTTTTCAGGTAGAACATTGGCGACAATATCAATATTCATTATGGTTTATGTCTATAATTGGTTTTATTGAAATTATTGGAGCAATAGGTATAATCGGTGGTATTTGGAATCAATACTTAGCGCTAGGAGCAAATACGTTATTAGCAGTTCTCATGGTCGGAGCCATTCATGCTCATATTTTTCGAGCAAAACAATCTATTTTAATGGCAATTCCTGCATTACTTTGTTTCATATTATCTATGGGGATAATTATTTGGAATTTAAATACATTTTCTTAA
- a CDS encoding NAD(P)-dependent malic enzyme produces MSLLRDEALKMHKEKQGKIGVYSKVKVQNSTDLSLAYSPGVAEPCLEIYKDESKVYDYTMKGNLVGVISDGTAVLGLGNIGPKAAMPVMEGKALLFKSFAEIDAFPICLNTNNPDKIVEVVKLLEPNFGGINLEDIAAPQCFEIEERLRKSCDIPVFHDDQHGTAIVTIAGLINALKLTNKKIEDVQIVVNGAGAAGIAIVKLLLHMHVKNVILCDTKGIIYEQRPIGMNALKEEIARITNIEQKRGTLAEALIDADVFIGVSAADVVDEDMIRSMNHNPIIFALANPTPEIMPNKAKIAGALVVGTGRSDFPNQVNNVLAFPGVFRGALDVQAKEINEEMKLAAVYAIAELISEEELHVNYVIPNPFDPRVVPHVAYAVARAAVETGVSRKNISMSEIKNNLFRLTKEVNILK; encoded by the coding sequence ATGTCACTTTTACGAGATGAAGCATTAAAAATGCATAAAGAAAAACAGGGGAAGATTGGTGTTTATTCTAAAGTTAAAGTACAAAATTCAACAGATTTAAGTCTCGCTTACTCACCAGGTGTTGCTGAGCCATGCTTAGAGATTTATAAAGATGAAAGCAAAGTATATGATTATACAATGAAAGGGAATCTAGTTGGAGTTATATCTGATGGAACTGCAGTATTAGGTCTTGGGAATATTGGGCCTAAAGCAGCTATGCCAGTGATGGAGGGAAAAGCTTTACTTTTCAAATCATTTGCTGAGATCGATGCTTTTCCTATTTGTTTAAACACTAATAATCCGGATAAGATTGTTGAGGTTGTTAAATTATTAGAACCAAATTTTGGTGGGATAAACTTAGAAGATATTGCAGCACCACAATGCTTTGAAATTGAGGAGCGCCTAAGAAAATCTTGTGATATTCCTGTTTTCCATGATGATCAACACGGTACAGCTATTGTAACGATTGCTGGCCTAATTAATGCACTTAAGTTAACAAATAAAAAAATTGAAGATGTGCAAATCGTTGTGAATGGTGCTGGTGCTGCTGGGATAGCGATTGTTAAGCTGTTACTTCATATGCATGTAAAAAATGTTATTTTGTGTGACACAAAAGGGATAATATATGAACAGCGACCTATTGGAATGAATGCGCTTAAAGAAGAAATAGCTCGTATTACAAATATAGAACAGAAGCGGGGAACATTAGCAGAGGCCCTTATTGATGCTGATGTATTTATTGGAGTATCAGCTGCAGATGTAGTTGATGAGGATATGATTCGTTCTATGAATCATAATCCTATTATTTTTGCCTTGGCTAACCCTACACCTGAAATTATGCCTAATAAAGCAAAAATAGCAGGAGCACTAGTAGTTGGTACAGGACGTTCTGATTTTCCTAATCAAGTAAATAATGTACTAGCTTTCCCCGGAGTTTTTCGTGGAGCTTTAGATGTACAAGCAAAAGAAATTAATGAAGAAATGAAGCTAGCAGCTGTTTATGCAATAGCTGAGTTAATTTCAGAAGAAGAGCTTCATGTCAACTATGTCATTCCAAATCCGTTTGATCCTAGGGTGGTGCCACATGTAGCATATGCTGTCGCACGTGCTGCAGTGGAAACCGGTGTTTCAAGAAAAAATATCAGCATGTCTGAAATTAAAAACAATCTATTCAGGTTAACAAAAGAGGTAAATATATTAAAATAA